A window from Fusobacterium sp. encodes these proteins:
- a CDS encoding TAXI family TRAP transporter solute-binding subunit, with translation MKNFKISKVIGSFILLLLLGISTYAAGVKYISIATSSAGGAFSIIGTAMSDIINKNDPNISANIEITGGSSENILLARNKNVELAMTASDVLALALEGKGSFEGKKIEKDDLRGVMGGHMTTLQVYTLRDGKIKSIKDLKGKKVAVGPAGSVAGDAMKTIMDVYGYEINKDWKPEYLSHSDGAEALTDGNVDAVCIMSTLPASPVTTASASKPIRLLGLEKEYFDKIMAECPYYIPAKINANVYNGQSEEVEYTFGSASVLITYKDMPEEDIYNMAKALFENNDLLVAAYPQCNEWNIENATRGLEGLIEMHPGVIRYLKEKGVMN, from the coding sequence ATGAAGAACTTTAAAATTTCAAAGGTTATTGGTAGCTTTATCTTGTTATTATTATTAGGAATTTCTACATATGCAGCTGGAGTAAAATATATTTCTATTGCAACTTCAAGCGCAGGGGGAGCTTTTTCTATCATAGGAACAGCAATGTCTGATATTATAAATAAAAATGATCCAAATATTTCTGCGAATATAGAAATAACTGGAGGTTCTTCAGAAAATATTTTGCTGGCTAGAAATAAGAATGTAGAATTGGCTATGACTGCATCAGATGTATTAGCTCTTGCATTAGAAGGAAAAGGAAGTTTTGAAGGTAAAAAAATAGAAAAAGATGATTTAAGAGGTGTAATGGGTGGACATATGACAACATTACAAGTATATACATTAAGAGATGGGAAAATAAAAAGCATTAAAGATCTAAAAGGAAAAAAAGTAGCTGTGGGACCTGCAGGAAGTGTAGCTGGAGATGCAATGAAAACAATAATGGATGTTTATGGATATGAGATAAACAAAGACTGGAAACCAGAATATTTATCTCATAGTGATGGAGCGGAAGCCTTAACTGATGGAAATGTAGATGCAGTATGTATAATGAGTACTTTACCTGCTTCTCCAGTTACAACAGCATCAGCCTCAAAACCTATTCGTTTGTTAGGACTAGAAAAAGAATATTTTGATAAAATAATGGCAGAATGTCCATATTATATTCCTGCTAAAATAAATGCTAATGTATACAATGGGCAAAGTGAAGAAGTAGAATATACTTTTGGAAGTGCAAGTGTTTTAATAACTTATAAAGATATGCCGGAAGAAGATATTTATAATATGGCAAAGGCTCTTTTTGAAAATAATGATTTATTAGTAGCTGCTTATCCTCAATGTAATGAATGGAATATTGAAAATGCTACTAGAGGGTTAGAAGGATTAATAGAAATGCATCCAGGAGTTATAAGATACTTAAAAGAAAAAGGGGTTATGAATTAA
- a CDS encoding M20 family metallopeptidase, which produces MKEKIEQLAEKHLERIMEVRRELHRFPELGFKEFKTAEIIKKELDRIGIPYESEIAVTGIVGLIKGKKEGKTVLLRADIDALPIDEESRCEFKSEIEGNMHACGHDGHAAGLLGAAMILNELKDEIAGNIKLVFQPAEEGPGGADPMIKAGILENPKVDAAFGCHIWPAYKTGQILVKDGDMMSHTTSFDIMIQGVGGHGSQPEKTVDPIIIGSQIVTNFQNIISRNISTLKPAVLSCCSIKAGETYNVIPDKLTIKGTIRTFDEELTNEIVERMECIIKGITNSYGASYIFDVNRMYPAVKNNHEMFEFSKATLEKVVGEKNVIVMEEPLMGSEDFSYFGKKVPSNFFLVGVRDTQEDIESMLHHPKLLWNEKDLKISAKALSQLAVDFLNK; this is translated from the coding sequence ATGAAAGAAAAAATTGAACAACTGGCAGAAAAACATTTAGAAAGAATAATGGAAGTAAGAAGAGAACTTCATAGGTTTCCAGAGTTGGGATTTAAAGAGTTTAAAACAGCAGAGATAATAAAAAAGGAATTAGACAGAATAGGGATTCCATATGAGAGTGAAATAGCTGTAACAGGTATAGTAGGTCTTATAAAAGGAAAAAAAGAGGGAAAAACAGTTCTGTTGAGAGCAGATATAGATGCATTGCCTATTGATGAGGAAAGCAGATGTGAATTTAAATCTGAAATAGAAGGGAATATGCATGCCTGTGGTCATGATGGACATGCAGCAGGGCTTTTGGGAGCAGCAATGATTTTAAATGAGTTGAAAGATGAAATAGCAGGTAATATAAAACTTGTATTTCAGCCAGCAGAGGAAGGACCAGGAGGAGCTGATCCTATGATTAAAGCTGGAATACTTGAAAATCCAAAAGTAGATGCAGCATTTGGATGCCATATATGGCCAGCATATAAAACTGGGCAGATATTAGTGAAAGATGGAGATATGATGTCACATACAACATCTTTTGATATAATGATACAAGGTGTAGGAGGACATGGATCGCAGCCAGAAAAAACTGTAGATCCAATTATAATAGGAAGTCAGATAGTAACAAATTTTCAAAATATAATAAGCAGAAATATATCTACACTTAAACCTGCTGTTTTATCATGCTGCAGTATAAAGGCAGGAGAAACATATAATGTAATTCCAGATAAGCTGACTATAAAAGGAACTATAAGGACATTTGATGAAGAGTTGACAAATGAGATTGTAGAGAGAATGGAGTGTATTATAAAAGGTATTACAAACTCTTATGGAGCCTCTTATATATTTGATGTAAATAGAATGTATCCTGCAGTAAAAAATAATCACGAGATGTTTGAATTTTCAAAAGCAACATTAGAAAAAGTTGTAGGAGAAAAAAATGTAATAGTAATGGAAGAACCTCTTATGGGATCAGAAGATTTTTCATATTTTGGGAAAAAAGTTCCTTCTAATTTTTTTCTAGTAGGAGTAAGAGATACTCAAGAAGATATTGAATCTATGCTTCATCATCCCAAATTATTATGGAATGAAAAAGATTTAAAGATAAGTGCAAAAGCTCTTTCACAACTGGCAGTAGATTTTTTGAATAAATAG
- a CDS encoding YtxH domain-containing protein: MRKVDDDLKEVKNSVKETKDDLKEATKEKISEKKEDVKGGSERFKEDVKNTAEEIKEDVKEKTEKVKNAVKDKVEEGKEKLKEIKEVIKK; the protein is encoded by the coding sequence ATGAGAAAAGTAGATGATGATTTAAAAGAAGTAAAAAATTCAGTAAAAGAGACTAAAGATGATTTAAAAGAAGCAACAAAAGAAAAAATTTCTGAAAAGAAAGAAGATGTGAAAGGAGGAAGTGAGCGTTTCAAAGAAGATGTAAAAAATACTGCTGAAGAAATAAAAGAAGATGTGAAAGAAAAAACTGAAAAAGTAAAAAATGCTGTGAAAGATAAAGTAGAAGAAGGTAAAGAAAAATTAAAAGAAATAAAAGAAGTTATAAAAAAATAA
- a CDS encoding GntR family transcriptional regulator, with product MGEENFQTASDIAYRIISQKILDGEFFPGMKLSRRKMAETAGVSVIPVIEALKKLEENYLVESKPQWGSYVIIPTKEKIIENYQLREAIECQSARILSKTMTKEQYEQLMLIATELDTIPYTEETVFDSRNSHILFHAKLTEFTGNSLLINTLKKINMFWILCKAIGTNAPKAIYPRYWHRYLIDTIAKGNPDESEKLMRMHVNDSLDLIIANL from the coding sequence GTGGGAGAAGAGAATTTTCAAACCGCATCTGATATAGCTTATAGAATAATTTCGCAAAAAATTCTGGATGGTGAGTTTTTTCCTGGAATGAAATTATCAAGAAGAAAAATGGCTGAAACAGCTGGAGTTAGTGTAATACCAGTAATTGAAGCTTTAAAAAAATTAGAAGAAAATTATTTAGTTGAATCAAAACCTCAGTGGGGTTCTTATGTAATTATCCCCACTAAAGAAAAGATTATAGAAAATTACCAATTGAGAGAAGCAATAGAGTGCCAATCAGCAAGAATATTATCTAAAACTATGACTAAAGAACAGTATGAGCAACTCATGTTGATTGCTACTGAATTAGATACAATACCTTATACAGAAGAAACAGTTTTTGACAGCAGAAATTCACATATATTATTTCATGCAAAACTTACAGAATTTACAGGAAATAGTTTATTGATAAATACTTTAAAAAAAATAAATATGTTTTGGATTTTATGTAAAGCAATAGGAACAAATGCCCCCAAAGCTATTTATCCGAGATATTGGCATAGATATTTAATAGATACTATTGCAAAAGGAAATCCTGATGAATCAGAAAAACTAATGAGAATGCATGTAAATGATTCATTAGATTTAATAATAGCAAATTTATAA